Proteins encoded within one genomic window of Komagataella phaffii GS115 chromosome 3, complete sequence:
- a CDS encoding ER localized, heme-binding peroxidase involved in the degradation of heme yields the protein MSTKIPQQEIIPLRTDLAALGNRINAETRNAHNKIDKMMTLKFALALRDPKIYRQGIQMYYHIFSAIEESLDRELSKETPWTSILKQVYKPTIRRSERLYKDLLFYYDNDPKKFAEPIMPEQIRFIRHIKESTAEKPYLLLAYMHVMYLALFAGGRIFRSKLAKAVGLFPQVVGKTTEEISLEATNFFRFECEDEDAFRIVYKRDYELATRNNLTETEKQEIIKESQLVFEENATCVKEIESHNLRRLQEKVLYKVATKGYYVVLAVLIMLAVFLLKTIASRLLL from the coding sequence ATGAGCACCAAAATACCCCAACAAGAGATAATTCCTCTGCGTACGGACCTTGCTGCGCTCGGTAATCGTATAAATGCTGAAACCAGGAATGCCCACAATAAGATTGATAAGATGATGACGCTAAAGTTTGCACTGGCTTTGAGAGATCCTAAGATCTACCGTCAGGGTATACAGATGTACTATCATATTTTTTCAGCTATTGAAGAGTCTCTTGACCGTGAGTTGTCCAAGGAGACGCCCTGGACctcaattttgaaacagGTTTACAAGCCTACCATTCGTCGATCTGAACGTCTTTACAAAGATTTGTTGTTTTACTACGACAACGATCCAAAAAAGTTTGCTGAGCCTATCATGCCGGAGCAAATTCGTTTCATTCGTCACATCAAGGAGTCGACTGCAGAGAAGCCATACCTTTTGCTGGCTTATATGCATGTCATGTACCTGGCTCTTTTCGCTGGTGGCCGTATCTTTAGATCCAAGTTGGCTAAAGCTGTTGGACTGTTCCCTCAGGTCGTTGGAAAAACCACCGAAGAGATCTCTCTCGAGGCCACTAACTTTTTCCGTTTCGAATgtgaggatgaagatgcCTTCCGTATCGTTTACAAACGTGACTACGAACTTGCCACGCGTAATAACTTGACTGAGACAGAAAAGCAGGAGATAATCAAGGAAAGTCAACTCGTTTTCGAAGAAAATGCAACATGTGTCAAAGAGATTGAATCTCACAACTTGAGAAGACTGCAAGAAAAGGTCCTCTACAAAGTAGCCACCAAGGGTTACTACGTGGTTCTCGCAGTACTTATTATGTTGGCTGTGTTCCTTTTAAAGACAATCGCATCAAGACTACTTTTGTAA
- a CDS encoding High-affinity inorganic phosphate (Pi) transporter and low-affinity manganese transporter, with translation MSSEPVMQAKTKSKRLNVHNLLDEFDHIEDPFERRRLALEKIDNAKFSLYHVRAIMVGGIGFLTDSYDIFAINLATSMLGYVYWGGAHGGTGRIPSSTESLMKVSTSVGTVLGQVVFGKLCDYVGRKIWGIELIIMITATILQVCAGESPAVNFVALLTFYRIVMGIGIGADYSLSSTITSEYSTKNTRGMIMAAVFANQGWGQLLAGIVALICVVGWKSDLIDATNASECVGPCVLALDKMWRVLVGFGAVPGCIALYFRLTTPESPRYKLHKELQAYEQQMARQNDKMQLIAAENANNETAAAPLTFADRAVLEEEEEEHKVQPATWADFWNHYRQWKYGKFLIGTAGSWFLLDVAFYGLNLNSAVILQAIGFASDENVYEKLYNVCAGNLILICAGALPGYWVSVATIDTLGRKFIQLMGFIVVTALFCAIGFAYDKLSDKGLLGLYIIVQFFINFGPNCTTYIYPVEIHPTRFRSTAHGISSASGKIGAIIAQTVLGTLINHGCSADKPNCFLPHVMEIFALFMLLGVGTTLLLPETKKKSLEAIGEIYHGELNPDAFAADEEDLSSSTGVDQELVNYQEQKHV, from the coding sequence ATGTCATCTGAACCAGTCATGCAAGCCAAGACAAAGTCTAAAAGGTTAAACGTTCACAACCTGTTAGATGAGTTCGACCACATAGAAGAtccttttgaaagaagaagattagctttggaaaaaattgacaATGCCAAGTTCTCTTTGTACCATGTTAGAGCCATTATGGTTGGTGGTATTGGTTTTCTGACCGATTCTTACGATATCTTTGCCATTAATTTAGCGACCAGCATGCTGGGCTACGTTTACTGGGGAGGTGCCCATGGAGGTACCGGTCGGATCCCCTCGTCCACAGAGTCCCTGATGAAAGTGTCTACATCCGTGGGTACAGTATTGGGTCAGGTGGTCTTTGGTAAGCTGTGTGATTATGTCGGACGAAAAATTTGGGGTATTGAATTAATCATTATGATTACAGCTACTATTCTTCAGGTCTGTGCTGGTGAATCCCCCGCTGTCAACTTTGTTGCTCTACTGACTTTTTACCGTATTGTTATGGGTATTGGTATTGGAGCAGATTACTCTTTGTCATCTACTATTACTTCTGAATATTCTACAAAAAATACTAGAGGTATGATAATGGCTGCTGTTTTTGCCAATCAAGGTTGGGGTCAATTACTTGCCGGTATCGTTGCTTTGATCTGCGTGGTTGGTTGGAAATCGGATTTGATCGATGCAACCAATGCCTCAGAATGTGTTGGTCCTTGTGTACTAGCATTGGATAAGATGTGGAGAGTTTTAGTTGGATTCGGTGCCGTTCCAGGATGTATTGCTTTGTACTTCAGATTGACCACTCCAGAATCCCCAAGATATAAACTTCACAAGGAGTTACAGGCTTATGAGCAACAAATGGCCCGTCAAAACGATAAGATGCAGCTAATTGCTGCTGAGAACGCTAACAATGAAACTGCTGCAGCTCCCCTTACTTTTGCTGACCGTGCTgttcttgaagaggaagaagaagaacataAAGTCCAACCTGCTACCTGGGCtgatttttggaatcacTACCGTCAATGGAAGTACggaaagtttttgattGGTACTGCAGGTTCTTGGTTCTTGTTGGATGTTGCCTTTTACGgtttgaatttgaactCTGCTGTCATTCTCCAGGCAATTGGCTTTGCCTCCGATGAAAATGTTTATGAAAAACTGTACAATGTCTGTGCTGGTAACCTTATTTTGATTTGTGCAGGTGCTCTACCTGGCTATTGGGTATCAGTTGCTACAATTGATACCTTGGGTAGAAAGTTCATCCAGCTGATGGGATTCATTGTTGTTACCGCTCTTTTCTGTGCCATCGGATTTGCATACGATAAATTATCTGACAAGGGGCTTTTGGGTCTTTATATCattgttcaattttttATCAACTTTGGTCCAAACTGTACCACATATATTTACCCAGTGGAAATTCACCCAACTCGTTTCCGTTCCACTGCCCATGGAATTTCATCTGCATCCGGAAAGATTGGAGCCATCATTGCCCAAACAGTACTGGGTACTCTAATCAACCATGGATGTTCCGCAGACAAGCcaaattgttttcttccaCACGTAATGGAGATATTTGCTCTGTTTATGTTGTTAGGCGTTGGAACGACACTGTTGTTACCAGAGACGAAGAAAAAGTCATTAGAGGCCATTGGGGAGATTTATCACGGCGAGCTCAACCCAGACGCTTTTGCTGCCGACGAGGAGGACCTCAGCTCCAGCACTGGAGTGGATCAAGAATTGGTTAACTACCAGGAACAAAAACACGTCTAG